One Leisingera sp. M658 genomic window carries:
- a CDS encoding AAA family ATPase, which yields MFTHEDLSKMQAQSLKMQSWIRQQTFSPEMEKTLRRFSSWEVAELIFRVNQSTLRGRLSADPSLPQGHVEEDGRQRWYSLEEINELRRRIKINRKSLLPKRPAGKRALRVAISNFKGGAGKSTVALHFAHAAALDGYRVLCVDFDPQATLSHSMGLSDVTEDYTVWGIMARDLVRETERMNAVPQGAESGTALPRRQLPDAITGMGLQDLRVSDFVKPTSWPTIDIIPSCANAAFVEFASAQYRHLNPEWSFFAAVSRYLDQLPAEDYDLMIFDCPPAIGYQSMNAVFAADMLYIPSGPGYWEYDSTTSFVGQLSEALEDLSAFNGVVPAGTFALPKVFQDVRFLLTRYESGNDLHRAMRSAFMKVFEGRMTEHPIEMTRAVEQSGRFLSSIYEIDYRDMTRETWRRARASFDQAYDEFRSYALEAWENLEDEA from the coding sequence CGCACGAAGACCTGTCCAAAATGCAGGCCCAATCTCTCAAGATGCAAAGCTGGATCCGCCAGCAGACCTTCTCCCCCGAAATGGAAAAGACCCTGCGCCGGTTCTCCTCCTGGGAAGTGGCTGAGCTGATCTTCCGCGTCAACCAGTCGACCCTGCGGGGACGGCTGTCGGCAGATCCTTCCCTGCCCCAGGGCCATGTCGAGGAAGACGGCCGCCAGCGCTGGTATTCGCTGGAGGAGATCAACGAGCTGCGCCGCCGCATCAAGATCAACCGCAAATCCCTGCTGCCCAAGCGCCCCGCGGGGAAACGGGCGTTGCGGGTGGCGATCTCGAACTTCAAAGGGGGTGCGGGCAAATCCACCGTTGCGTTGCATTTCGCCCATGCCGCGGCGCTGGACGGCTACCGGGTGCTGTGCGTGGATTTCGATCCGCAGGCCACCCTGTCGCACTCCATGGGCCTTAGCGATGTCACCGAGGATTACACCGTCTGGGGCATCATGGCCCGCGACCTGGTGCGCGAGACCGAGCGGATGAACGCGGTCCCGCAGGGCGCCGAGTCCGGCACCGCCCTGCCCCGGCGCCAGCTGCCCGACGCGATCACCGGCATGGGGCTGCAGGACCTGCGGGTCAGCGACTTTGTCAAACCCACCAGCTGGCCGACCATCGACATCATCCCCTCCTGCGCCAATGCGGCCTTTGTCGAATTCGCCTCCGCCCAGTACCGGCACCTCAATCCGGAGTGGTCGTTCTTTGCGGCCGTATCCCGTTACCTCGACCAGCTGCCGGCCGAAGACTACGACCTGATGATCTTCGATTGCCCGCCCGCGATCGGCTACCAGTCGATGAACGCAGTCTTTGCCGCCGACATGCTCTATATCCCCTCCGGCCCCGGCTATTGGGAATATGACTCCACCACTTCCTTTGTCGGCCAGCTGTCCGAGGCGCTGGAGGATTTGTCGGCGTTTAACGGCGTTGTCCCCGCGGGGACATTTGCCCTGCCCAAGGTTTTCCAGGACGTCCGCTTCCTGCTCACCCGTTACGAATCCGGTAACGATTTGCACCGTGCGATGCGTTCGGCATTTATGAAGGTGTTTGAGGGCAGAATGACCGAGCACCCGATTGAGATGACCCGCGCAGTCGAACAATCGGGCCGGTTCTTAAGTTCCATCTATGAAATCGACTACCGGGATATGACACGCGAAACCTGGCGGCGCGCACGTGCGTCGTTTGACCAGGCTTATGACGAATTCAGATCTTACGCGTTGGAAGCCTGGGAAAACCTGGAGGATGAGGCATGA